The Crocosphaera subtropica ATCC 51142 genome includes a window with the following:
- a CDS encoding mechanosensitive ion channel family protein: MSRETFSTWFPMAKQKILRTVILGLITFILIITLTPVAVGQFPLATSSTNTSIKTQTQTPWWDPNKAEPCGRLWCSTVHLLGGLDKLFQVAVDPTALENPNNAAFAVEDRAKEVQRIYDSIYDRVRQSESTVQKDKVKAIISDIGNWKDLFFVRDNLGQHPVTPKIEVGIRNDQTVVYVPEQLDLGLSGQTIVTINRADSLHYGQSIENIAKEWRFLILESLNEALWAYEIDQYYPFARLLIAVAIVLLISIPIIILWIIRYILNTWNRHLSHQLRDLEKSLAVDAEGLTTEELSVSDNLDNGENYHTNKQDTESGEKGNKTNILSLFKKAIKNPEKVIFRAKKVVDNTVQNISQNFSHLYLKQQAIIKRQQNIAQLLLGLLFWIQIFLILLTGALIVLVFPETRRYSYFFLGQSLTIPLIWMSVGIANKLSNLLIDYYLNRWAKNAQLVNPNSNRYTLRVSTYSNALKSGTTFLFIAIGIIVTVMLLGIDLAVLASVGGVAFVFAFLSRNVVEDMLNGILILWTDRYAIGDVIQVGGVGGFVENMNIYITQIRGAEGRLVTIPNSKISIVENLTKDWSRVEFKIEIAYDADVRKALNVISQVSEEMQNDPIWKDKIIEPAAILGVDNVSHHGILIQVWIKTQAMQQWAVGREYRLRVKEAFEAVGIPIGVPHQEVRYQASLSTEN, encoded by the coding sequence ATGAGTAGAGAAACTTTTTCGACTTGGTTTCCTATGGCGAAACAAAAGATTCTACGGACTGTTATTTTAGGGTTGATCACCTTTATTTTAATCATTACCTTGACTCCTGTGGCGGTGGGGCAGTTTCCCTTGGCTACTTCATCAACCAACACATCGATCAAAACCCAAACCCAAACCCCTTGGTGGGACCCCAACAAAGCAGAACCTTGTGGACGATTGTGGTGTAGTACGGTTCATTTGTTAGGGGGTTTAGATAAACTGTTTCAAGTTGCTGTTGATCCGACGGCACTGGAAAATCCTAACAATGCTGCTTTTGCTGTGGAGGATAGGGCGAAAGAAGTTCAGAGAATTTATGATTCCATTTATGATCGAGTTCGTCAGTCAGAATCAACGGTACAAAAGGATAAAGTTAAGGCAATCATTAGTGATATTGGTAACTGGAAAGATTTATTTTTTGTTAGGGATAATTTAGGACAACATCCTGTCACACCAAAAATTGAAGTTGGCATCAGAAATGATCAAACGGTGGTTTATGTACCAGAACAACTTGACTTAGGGTTATCAGGACAAACCATTGTTACTATTAATAGGGCTGATAGTCTTCATTATGGACAATCCATTGAAAATATTGCTAAAGAATGGCGTTTTTTAATTCTTGAAAGTCTCAATGAGGCACTTTGGGCTTATGAAATTGATCAATATTATCCGTTTGCTCGATTATTAATTGCTGTTGCCATTGTTCTTCTGATCTCTATCCCGATCATAATACTCTGGATAATTAGATACATCCTGAACACTTGGAATCGCCATCTTAGTCATCAACTACGAGACTTAGAAAAATCATTAGCTGTGGATGCAGAAGGATTAACAACCGAAGAATTGTCTGTATCTGATAATTTAGATAATGGGGAAAACTATCATACTAATAAGCAAGACACCGAATCTGGAGAAAAAGGAAATAAAACAAATATATTATCTCTTTTTAAAAAAGCTATCAAAAATCCTGAAAAAGTTATTTTTAGAGCTAAAAAAGTTGTCGATAATACTGTTCAAAATATTAGTCAGAATTTTTCCCATTTATATCTCAAACAGCAAGCCATCATCAAACGGCAGCAAAATATTGCTCAATTACTGTTAGGATTATTGTTTTGGATACAAATATTTTTAATTTTATTAACAGGGGCTTTAATTGTCTTGGTATTTCCAGAAACTCGACGCTATAGTTATTTCTTCTTGGGACAATCTCTCACCATTCCCTTAATTTGGATGTCTGTGGGAATTGCTAATAAGTTGAGTAATTTATTAATCGACTATTATCTAAATAGATGGGCAAAAAATGCACAATTGGTTAATCCGAATTCTAATCGTTATACGTTAAGGGTTAGTACCTATTCTAACGCCCTCAAAAGTGGTACCACTTTTCTCTTTATTGCCATCGGCATTATTGTCACCGTTATGCTATTAGGCATTGATTTAGCGGTATTAGCCAGTGTTGGGGGTGTGGCTTTTGTATTTGCCTTTCTATCTCGAAATGTAGTAGAAGATATGCTGAATGGCATTCTCATTTTATGGACAGATCGATATGCCATTGGGGATGTTATTCAAGTGGGAGGTGTAGGGGGTTTTGTAGAAAATATGAATATTTACATAACACAAATTAGAGGAGCAGAAGGCCGTTTAGTCACTATTCCTAACAGTAAAATTTCCATTGTTGAAAATTTAACAAAAGATTGGTCACGGGTGGAATTTAAAATAGAAATTGCTTATGATGCTGATGTTAGAAAAGCATTAAATGTGATTAGTCAAGTCAGTGAAGAAATGCAAAATGATCCCATATGGAAAGATAAAATTATTGAACCTGCTGCTATTTTGGGAGTTGATAATGTTTCCCATCATGGTATTTTAATTCAGGTTTGGATTAAAACCCAAGCGATGCAACAATGGGCTGTGGGAAGAGAGTATAGATTAAGGGTAAAAGAAGCTTTTGAAGCAGTAGGAATTCCTATCGGGGTTCCTCACCAAGAAGTAAGATATCAAGCTTCTTTATCCACTGAAAATTAA
- a CDS encoding putative PEP-binding protein: MIKLYWLSEINLRDRPVVGEKAWMLSQLKQSGYNVFPGFVISSSVFREFLDNLNDVNSLLADFPGSPLHLDVDNPRTLQLVAQQSRQSILNLSFPSQWRNILAEATTQLGSDTLILRTSLGGSFPLNQDISGLTPAQVCWNVSDNMEIAIKEMWAQLLSAKSLFYWQRLGIKIHTLNLGILVQPMVNAIASGRIINRVKYFDIEGTWGLGYSLLQGDILPDFWQVSRESGEILEQKLGNKTRAYGLKAKLELTESTTEKCIESHELHDDQQVQYCLDSEEILQANQLVNDLQNDAITWHSLEWILYHSSDYSSSKLAIAQLIPLPYNYLIPLPDEQSLDNTKSRRKTNQSHSKLMGIGAAPGQIQGTVYLLNEDHHSNLVELTNSIIVTQKIHPFQLSSIKQASGVITEEGGITSHAAILARELGIPAVVGVPGATSWLQTGDSILLDGDSGTIILNTINTLNQQQIPLKTPDLALEKHSFLNYPIGTKLMVNLSQESSLRKVRNLPFDGLGLMRSELMLLDLCTPYSLREWLTNSQPYEIVEKLQQRISKFAEFFNPYPIFYRTFDDKFSVDQDRRGTAGYCLDSSLFRLELQALSEVQQQGYQNLNIVLPFVRTVDEFRFCLNLIAEYKLLSSEPFQVWIMAEVPSIIFQLSDYVKAGVQGIAIGTNDLVPLLLGIERNKLHWKDISFVDKSAITKALKQLIQEANRLQIPSSICGQIVVNSSKIIEQLIAWGITTISVEPEAIEKTYQAIARAEKQIILKLAREKVWLKSEEFRSLL; this comes from the coding sequence GTGATTAAGCTTTACTGGCTTTCTGAAATTAATTTACGGGATCGTCCCGTTGTTGGTGAAAAAGCATGGATGTTAAGTCAACTTAAACAAAGTGGCTACAATGTTTTTCCTGGTTTTGTGATTAGTTCTAGTGTATTTCGGGAGTTTCTGGATAATTTGAATGATGTCAATTCATTATTGGCAGATTTTCCTGGATCGCCCCTTCATCTGGATGTAGATAATCCTCGAACATTACAATTAGTTGCTCAACAAAGTCGTCAATCTATTTTAAACCTATCGTTCCCGTCTCAATGGCGGAATATCTTAGCAGAAGCAACTACACAATTAGGAAGTGATACATTAATTTTACGCACTTCTTTAGGGGGAAGCTTTCCTCTCAATCAAGACATTTCTGGATTAACCCCTGCCCAAGTTTGTTGGAATGTTTCTGACAATATGGAAATTGCTATTAAGGAAATGTGGGCGCAACTCTTAAGTGCCAAAAGTTTATTTTATTGGCAACGTTTAGGGATTAAAATTCATACCTTAAATCTAGGTATTTTGGTTCAACCAATGGTTAATGCTATTGCATCTGGTAGGATCATTAATCGGGTTAAATATTTTGACATTGAAGGAACTTGGGGACTCGGTTATAGCCTTCTTCAAGGGGATATTTTACCTGATTTCTGGCAAGTTAGCAGAGAATCTGGAGAAATCCTTGAGCAAAAATTAGGCAATAAAACTCGTGCTTATGGTTTAAAAGCAAAACTAGAATTAACTGAATCGACAACAGAAAAATGTATAGAATCCCATGAACTTCATGATGATCAACAAGTTCAATATTGTTTAGACTCAGAAGAAATCTTACAAGCGAATCAACTGGTTAATGATTTGCAAAATGATGCAATTACTTGGCATTCCTTAGAATGGATATTGTACCATTCTTCTGACTATTCATCTTCTAAATTAGCGATCGCTCAATTAATTCCTTTACCCTACAATTACTTAATTCCATTACCCGATGAGCAATCCCTTGACAACACCAAATCAAGGAGAAAAACGAATCAATCTCATTCTAAACTAATGGGTATTGGTGCAGCACCAGGACAAATTCAAGGGACTGTTTATCTGCTCAATGAGGATCATCATTCTAACTTAGTTGAGTTAACAAATAGTATTATTGTTACCCAAAAAATTCACCCTTTTCAATTATCTTCCATTAAACAAGCATCAGGGGTTATCACTGAAGAAGGGGGAATAACCAGTCATGCAGCTATTTTAGCGAGGGAATTAGGCATTCCTGCTGTCGTGGGGGTTCCAGGGGCTACCAGTTGGTTACAAACGGGAGATTCTATTCTTTTGGATGGGGACAGTGGAACCATTATTTTGAATACAATAAATACATTAAACCAGCAACAAATCCCTCTTAAAACACCTGATTTGGCTTTAGAAAAACACAGCTTTTTAAATTACCCTATAGGCACTAAATTAATGGTTAATTTAAGTCAGGAGAGTTCATTAAGAAAAGTTAGGAATTTACCATTTGATGGGTTGGGGTTAATGCGTTCAGAATTAATGTTATTAGATTTATGTACGCCTTATTCTCTAAGGGAATGGCTAACCAATTCTCAGCCTTATGAAATTGTTGAAAAACTACAACAAAGAATTAGTAAATTTGCTGAGTTTTTTAATCCTTATCCTATTTTTTATCGCACTTTTGATGATAAATTTTCAGTTGATCAAGATCGTCGAGGAACCGCAGGGTATTGTCTTGATTCTAGTTTATTTCGCTTAGAATTACAGGCTTTATCAGAAGTTCAGCAGCAAGGATATCAAAATCTCAATATTGTTTTACCTTTTGTGAGAACAGTTGATGAATTCCGCTTTTGTCTTAATTTAATTGCAGAGTATAAGTTATTGTCTTCAGAACCATTTCAAGTCTGGATTATGGCAGAAGTTCCATCGATTATTTTTCAATTATCTGATTATGTTAAAGCAGGGGTACAGGGGATTGCAATTGGAACCAATGATTTAGTCCCCTTATTGCTAGGAATAGAACGTAATAAGTTACACTGGAAAGATATTTCTTTTGTGGATAAATCGGCTATTACAAAGGCTTTAAAACAGTTAATTCAAGAAGCCAATCGATTACAAATTCCTAGTTCTATTTGTGGTCAGATTGTAGTCAATTCTTCTAAAATTATTGAACAATTAATTGCTTGGGGAATTACAACTATTTCTGTAGAACCTGAAGCTATCGAGAAAACTTATCAGGCGATCGCCCGTGCAGAAAAACAAATAATTTTGAAATTAGCAAGAGAAAAAGTGTGGCTAAAAAGCGAAGAATTCCGTTCACTACTCTAA
- a CDS encoding class I SAM-dependent methyltransferase → MATFLRPLSYQYPWLYNTISRLSALAVGGEKRFRSLSLQGININSNTKILDLCCGSGQTTQFLVQKSLQVTGLDASSTAIERAKQVVPEGTYVEALAEKMPFCDQAFDLVHSSVALHEMETEQLRKILKEVYRVLKPGGIFAFIDLHKPTNVLFWPSLATFMWLFETETAWKLLETDLVDELKKVGFRKCEQELYAGGSLQVIQAQK, encoded by the coding sequence ATGGCAACTTTTTTAAGACCGTTAAGTTATCAATATCCTTGGTTATATAATACAATTTCTCGTTTAAGTGCTTTAGCTGTCGGTGGAGAAAAAAGATTTCGTAGTTTATCCCTTCAAGGGATTAATATTAACTCCAATACTAAAATTTTAGACCTTTGTTGTGGCAGTGGTCAAACCACTCAATTTTTAGTTCAAAAGTCTTTACAAGTGACTGGCTTAGACGCGTCTTCTACGGCTATTGAACGGGCAAAACAAGTCGTTCCCGAAGGGACCTATGTAGAAGCTTTAGCAGAAAAAATGCCTTTTTGTGATCAAGCATTCGATTTAGTTCATAGTAGTGTTGCCCTGCATGAAATGGAAACCGAACAATTAAGGAAAATTCTTAAAGAAGTGTATCGAGTTCTTAAACCTGGCGGAATTTTTGCCTTTATTGATTTACATAAACCGACTAATGTTTTATTTTGGCCATCTTTAGCAACATTTATGTGGTTATTTGAAACAGAAACCGCATGGAAATTGTTAGAAACTGATTTAGTAGATGAATTAAAAAAAGTTGGCTTTAGAAAGTGTGAACAAGAACTTTATGCAGGGGGAAGTTTACAAGTTATTCAAGCTCAAAAGTAA
- a CDS encoding SRPBCC family protein, with product MSHWLEHSVQIEVDAPIELVWSLWSDLEQMPQWMKWIDSVKVLDEDPELSRWKLASGGFEFTWLSRILKVIPHQIIQWESVDGLPNRGAIRFYDRQGSSIVRLSVAYDIPGWLGKLMDNLFLGRIVESTIMADLERFRDYAMKTQQSQ from the coding sequence ATGTCCCATTGGTTAGAACATAGCGTACAAATTGAAGTCGATGCTCCTATAGAATTAGTTTGGAGCTTATGGTCAGATTTAGAACAAATGCCACAATGGATGAAGTGGATCGACTCGGTTAAAGTATTAGATGAAGATCCGGAATTATCACGCTGGAAGTTAGCAAGTGGGGGGTTTGAATTTACTTGGTTATCCAGAATTTTAAAGGTAATTCCCCATCAAATTATACAATGGGAATCAGTTGATGGTTTACCCAATCGTGGGGCAATTCGTTTTTATGATCGACAAGGTAGTAGTATTGTTCGTTTGAGTGTTGCCTACGATATTCCAGGATGGTTAGGTAAGTTAATGGATAACTTATTTTTAGGAAGAATTGTGGAATCAACGATTATGGCTGACTTAGAAAGATTTAGAGATTATGCCATGAAAACGCAACAAAGTCAGTAA
- the zds gene encoding 9,9'-di-cis-zeta-carotene desaturase codes for MRVAIVGAGLAGMATAIDLVDAGCEVEIFESRPFVGGKVGSWVDKDGNHIEMGLHVFFGCYYNLFALMRKVGAIDNLRLKEHTHTFINRGGKIGELDFRFPVGAPLHGLKAFFTTSQLSAIDKIANSLALGTSPLVPGLLNFEGAMKTIRNLDSISFADWFRQHGGNDGSLKRMWNPIAYALGFIDTENISARCMLTIFLFFATKTEASILRMLEGSPHEYLHKPITNYLESRGVKINTRRRVREILYTENNEKIEVTGLIIPDGEKEETITADAYVCACDVPGIQRLIPEHWRKFSMFNNIYQLDAVPVATVQLRFDGWVTELQDENKRKQLQQAAGIDNLLYTADADFSCFSDLALSSPGDYYKPGEGSLLQLVLTPGDPFIKAKNEDIANHVLQQVHDLFPSSRELNMTWYSVVKLAQSLYREAPGMDLYRPSQATPIPNFFLAGSYTQQDYIDSMEGATISGKQAAQVILEQAETLKKSPQVSTIR; via the coding sequence ATGCGAGTTGCAATCGTTGGTGCTGGTTTAGCGGGTATGGCCACGGCCATAGATTTAGTGGATGCAGGTTGCGAAGTAGAAATCTTTGAATCTCGTCCTTTTGTGGGGGGAAAAGTGGGTAGCTGGGTGGATAAAGACGGAAATCACATTGAAATGGGTTTGCACGTCTTTTTTGGCTGCTATTATAATCTTTTTGCCTTGATGAGAAAAGTAGGGGCGATCGATAATTTACGCCTCAAGGAACACACCCACACTTTTATTAATCGTGGGGGGAAAATTGGCGAGTTAGACTTTCGTTTTCCCGTGGGTGCGCCATTACATGGGTTAAAAGCTTTTTTTACCACCTCCCAACTCTCTGCCATTGATAAGATAGCGAATTCTTTGGCGTTGGGAACCAGTCCCCTAGTACCAGGGTTACTCAACTTTGAAGGGGCAATGAAAACCATTCGTAACCTTGATTCTATTAGTTTTGCTGACTGGTTTCGGCAACATGGGGGCAATGATGGCAGTTTAAAACGGATGTGGAACCCTATTGCCTATGCGTTAGGCTTTATTGATACGGAGAATATTTCAGCCCGTTGTATGTTAACCATTTTTCTCTTTTTTGCGACAAAAACAGAGGCATCTATCCTGAGAATGTTAGAAGGATCTCCTCATGAATATCTCCATAAACCCATTACTAACTATCTCGAAAGTCGTGGAGTAAAAATTAATACCAGACGTAGAGTTAGAGAAATTTTATATACAGAAAATAACGAAAAAATTGAAGTTACAGGTTTAATTATTCCTGATGGAGAAAAAGAAGAAACGATTACCGCAGATGCTTATGTTTGTGCTTGTGATGTGCCTGGAATTCAACGATTAATTCCTGAGCATTGGCGTAAGTTTTCTATGTTTAATAATATCTATCAACTGGATGCGGTTCCTGTGGCAACTGTCCAACTAAGATTTGATGGTTGGGTAACAGAATTACAAGATGAAAACAAGCGCAAACAGTTACAACAAGCAGCCGGAATTGATAATTTATTATATACGGCTGATGCAGACTTTTCTTGTTTTTCCGATTTGGCTTTAAGTAGTCCTGGAGATTATTACAAACCAGGAGAAGGATCGTTGCTACAGTTAGTTTTAACTCCTGGTGATCCTTTTATTAAAGCAAAAAATGAAGACATCGCTAATCATGTTTTACAACAAGTTCATGATCTTTTCCCTTCCTCACGGGAGTTAAATATGACTTGGTATAGTGTGGTTAAATTAGCTCAATCTTTGTACAGAGAAGCACCAGGAATGGATCTTTATCGACCGTCTCAAGCTACCCCTATTCCTAACTTTTTCTTAGCAGGAAGTTACACCCAACAGGATTATATTGATAGTATGGAAGGGGCAACCATTTCAGGAAAACAAGCAGCACAAGTTATCCTAGAACAAGCAGAAACCCTTAAAAAATCCCCCCAAGTTTCTACAATTCGCTAA
- a CDS encoding NnrU family protein has protein sequence MGLPTWLTPSHGIILALLLGFAIAHSGLAALRPWGEAKIGPRLYRVLFALVSIPLATILIVYFFNHRYDGLMLWQVQGVPGVKATVWVLSVISFLFLYPATFNLLEIAAIAKPQVHLYETGILRVCRHPQMVGQVIWCIAHTLWLGTTFTLVTSLGLVAHHLFAVWHGDYRLKKRYGDAFVKVKDRTSIIPLLAVLDGRQTLKWEEFLRPAYVGVLGFVALLWWGHPWLMQVTSRVPW, from the coding sequence ATGGGACTACCCACCTGGTTAACCCCTAGTCATGGGATTATATTAGCACTATTGTTAGGATTTGCTATAGCTCATAGTGGACTAGCTGCTTTACGGCCTTGGGGAGAGGCAAAAATTGGGCCAAGATTGTATCGGGTACTGTTTGCTTTGGTGAGTATTCCTTTAGCAACTATTTTGATTGTGTACTTTTTTAATCATCGTTATGATGGCCTGATGTTGTGGCAAGTCCAGGGAGTACCAGGGGTTAAGGCCACAGTTTGGGTGTTGTCTGTGATCTCTTTCTTGTTTCTGTATCCAGCAACCTTTAATCTTTTAGAAATTGCTGCGATCGCTAAACCTCAAGTCCATCTCTACGAAACCGGTATTTTAAGGGTGTGTCGTCATCCCCAAATGGTGGGACAAGTGATCTGGTGTATTGCCCATACGTTGTGGCTCGGTACGACGTTTACTTTGGTCACTTCTCTAGGTTTAGTGGCTCATCATTTATTTGCGGTTTGGCATGGGGACTATCGCCTCAAAAAACGCTATGGAGACGCTTTTGTGAAGGTGAAGGATCGAACCTCCATTATTCCCTTGTTAGCCGTCTTAGACGGTCGTCAAACCCTAAAATGGGAGGAATTTTTACGTCCTGCTTATGTAGGGGTTTTAGGGTTTGTGGCTTTACTGTGGTGGGGTCATCCTTGGTTGATGCAAGTTACATCTAGAGTGCCTTGGTAA
- a CDS encoding LysR family transcriptional regulator, protein MSDIPFTLDQLRILKAIAAEGSFKRAADTLYVSQPAVSLQVQNLEKQLNVPLFDRGGRKAQLTEAGHLLLSYGEKIITLCQETCRAIEDLQNLQGGTLIVGASQTTGTYLLPRMIGLFRQKYPDVAVQLQVHSTRRTSWGVANGQVDLAIIGGEVPAELQDTLKIIPYAEDELALILPVDHALAKVETVQKEDLYRLNFISLDAQSTIRKVIDKVLTRCGIDTKRLAIEMELNSIEAIKNAVQAGLGAAFVSITAIEKEVKMGEIYVATLEEVKVRRTLSVIINPNRYRSKAAEAFIQEVLPEFSTYPEKLTLEHFSPSPNILKEVVDNVAQA, encoded by the coding sequence ATGTCGGATATTCCTTTCACCTTAGATCAATTGCGGATCCTCAAAGCGATCGCTGCTGAGGGGAGTTTTAAACGAGCAGCTGATACATTGTATGTGTCTCAACCTGCGGTTAGTCTGCAAGTGCAGAATTTGGAAAAACAGTTAAACGTACCCTTATTTGATCGTGGTGGACGTAAAGCACAGTTAACAGAAGCGGGTCATTTATTACTCTCCTATGGGGAAAAAATAATTACTCTCTGTCAAGAAACCTGTCGGGCGATCGAAGATTTACAAAATCTTCAGGGGGGAACGTTAATTGTGGGTGCGTCTCAAACCACAGGAACCTATCTTTTACCCCGTATGATTGGTTTATTCCGACAAAAATACCCTGATGTGGCGGTACAGCTACAGGTTCACTCTACTCGACGAACCTCTTGGGGTGTAGCCAATGGACAGGTTGATCTGGCTATTATTGGGGGTGAAGTTCCGGCAGAATTACAAGATACTTTGAAAATTATTCCCTATGCTGAGGATGAACTGGCCTTAATTTTGCCAGTTGATCATGCTTTAGCTAAAGTTGAGACTGTTCAAAAAGAAGATTTATATCGTCTCAATTTTATTAGTTTAGATGCTCAATCAACCATTCGTAAGGTAATTGATAAAGTTTTAACTCGGTGTGGTATTGATACAAAACGCCTTGCCATTGAAATGGAATTAAATTCTATTGAAGCCATTAAAAATGCAGTACAAGCAGGGTTAGGGGCTGCTTTTGTTTCTATTACCGCTATTGAAAAAGAGGTCAAAATGGGAGAAATTTATGTGGCTACCCTTGAAGAAGTTAAAGTGAGAAGAACATTATCGGTCATTATTAATCCAAATCGTTATCGTTCTAAAGCAGCAGAGGCTTTTATTCAAGAAGTATTACCAGAGTTTTCTACCTATCCTGAAAAACTTACTTTAGAACACTTTTCTCCATCTCCCAATATTCTCAAAGAGGTGGTTGATAATGTTGCTCAAGCTTAA